A region from the Drosophila bipectinata strain 14024-0381.07 chromosome 3R, DbipHiC1v2, whole genome shotgun sequence genome encodes:
- the LOC108118579 gene encoding uncharacterized protein isoform X3, with protein MSFSPEISVERPVVFSGEGHEATLVCIVHGETQPEVIWFKDTMQLDTTERHIMETRGSRHTLIIRKVHPQDFGNYSCVAENQLGKARKTLQLSGKPNVAVFNSPPISQYKDRYNISWAVDSHSPIEEYKLSFRKLPQGHEVVGNSIDSPSSSSSSMSSSQMYGSGLHSHRMGSNLGGGISGSYSGYGNMMHWGHNDWRNVVLPAIPLSHHYAQGMSYMIRGLDPDQHYEATVQSRNRYGWSDLTNSFVFSTSSNDGPVDLSTYLNHGLSDNEMRDLSVTFYGSSAINRQKLNLFALSSATLTLSLLLA; from the exons ATGTCCT TCTCACCGGAAATCTCCGTGGAGCGACCCGTGGTCTTTTCCGGCGAAGGGCACGAGGCCACGCTGGTCTGCATTGTCCACGGCGAAACGCAGCCTGAG GTAATTTGGTTCAAAGACACCATGCAATTGGATACCACGGAGAGGCACATCATGGAAACGCGCGGTTCAAGGCACACGCTGATTATACGCAAAGTGCATCCACAGGACTTTGGCAACTACTCCTGTGTGGCCGAGAACCAGCTCGGCAAGGCACGCAAGACCCTGCAGTTGAGCGGAAAACCGAACGTTGCCGTTTTTAATTCACCGCCAATCAGTCAGTACAAGGACAG ATACAACATCTCCTGGGCCGTCGACTCGCACTCTCCCATCGAGGAGTATAAGTTGTCCTTCCGCAAGCTGCCACAAGGACACGAGGTCGTTGGCAACTCCATCGATTCCCCATCCTCTTCGTCCTCCTCGATGTCCTCCTCGCAGATGTACGGCTCCGGACTGCACTCACACCGGATGGGCAGCAACTTGGGCGGTGGCATCTCGGGCAGTTACTCCGGCTACGGTAACATGATGCACTGGGGCCACAACGATTGGCGCAACGTTGTCCTGCCGGCCATCCCTCTGTCCCATCACTACGCCCAGGGCATGAGCTACATGATACGCGGCCTGGATCCCGATCAGCACTACGAGGCCACCGTGCAGTCCAG GAATCGATACGGCTGGAGCGATTTGACCAACAGCTTCGTCTTCTCCACGTCATCTAATG ATGGACCTGTCGATCTGTCAACATATTTAAATCACGGTCTGTCAG ATAACGAGATGCGGGATCTGAGTGTGACTTTCTACGGAAGCAGCGCCATCAATCGACAGAAATTGAATCTCTTCGCCCTCAGTTCGGCCACCTTGACTCTGAGTTTACTTCTGGCCTAA